The Neomonachus schauinslandi chromosome 11, ASM220157v2, whole genome shotgun sequence genome contains a region encoding:
- the WEE1 gene encoding wee1-like protein kinase — translation MSFLSRQQPPPPRRPGASCTLRQKLIFSPCSDCEEEEEEEEEEGSGHSTGEDSAFQEPDSPLPPARSPTEPGPERRRSPGPAPGSPGELEEDMLLRGACPSADVQGGGAEGDSWEEEGFGSSSPVKSPAAAYFLGSSFSPVRCGGAGDASPRRCGARRASEGPCSPLPDHPGTPPHKTFRKLRLFDTPHTPKSLLSKARGIDSSSVKLRGGSLFMDTEKSGKREFDMRQTPQVNINPFTPDSVLLHSSGQCRRRKRTHWNDSCGEDMEASDYEFEDETRPAKRITITESNMKSRYTTEFHELEKIGSGEFGSVFKCVKRLDGCIYAIKRSKKPLAGSVDEQNALREVYAHAVLGQHSHVVRYFSAWAEDDHMLIQNEYCNGGSLADAISENYRSMSYFTEAELKDLLLQVGRGLRYIHSMSLVHMDIKPSNIFISRTSIPNAASEEGDEDDWASNKVMFKIGDLGHVTRISSPQVEEGDSRFLANEVLQENYTHLPKADIFALALTVVCAAGAEPLPRNGDQWHEIRQGRLPRIPQVLSQEFTELLKVMIHPDPERRPSAMALVKHSVLLSASRKSAEQLRIELNAEKFKNSLLQKELKKAQMAKAAAEERALFTDRMTTRSTTQSNRTSRLIGKKMNRSVSLTIY, via the exons ATGAGCTTCCTGAGCCggcagcagccgccgccgccccgccgtCCTGGGGCTTCCTGCACTTTGAGGCAGAAGCTGATCTTCTCGCCCTGCAGCGactgtgaggaggaggaggaggaggaagaggaggagggcagtGGCCACAGTACGGGAGAGGACTCGGCCTTTCAAGAGCCCGACTCGCCGCTGCCGCCTGCGCGTAGCCCCACAGAGCCCGGGCCCGAGCGCCGCCGCTcgcccggcccggcccccggCAGCCCCGGGGAGCTGGAGGAGGACATGTTGCTGCGGGGCGCCTGTCCCAGCGCCGACGTGCAGGGCGGCGGGGCCGAGGGCGACTCGTGGGAGGAGGAGGGTTTCGGCTCCTCGTCGCCGGTGAAGTCGCCGGCAGCCGCCTACTTCCTGGGCAGCTCGTTCTCGCCGGTGCGCTGCGGCGGCGCGGGGGACGCGTCCCCGCGCCGCTGCGGGGCGCGCCGGGCTAGCGAGGGCCCCTGTTCGCCGCTGCCGGATCACCCCGGCACCCCGCCGCACAAGACCTTCCGCAAGCTGCGGCTCTTCGACACGCCGCACACGCCCAAG AGTTTGCTCTCCAAAGCTCGAGGAATTGATTCCAGCTCTGTTAAACTCCGAGGTGGTTCTCTATTCATGGAtacagaaaaatcaggaaaaagggAATTTGACATGCGACAGACTCCTCAAGTGAATATTAATCCTTTTACCCCAGATTCTGTGTTACTTCATTCCTCAGGACAATGTCGTAGAAGAAAGCGAACACATTGGAACGA ttcttgtGGTGAAGACATGGAAGCCAGTGATTATGAGTTCGAAGATGAAACAAGACCTGCTAAA AGAATTACAATTACTGAAAGCAATATGAAGTCACGGTATACAACAGAATTTCATGAGCTAGAGAAAATTGGCTCTGGAGAATTTGGTTCTGTGTTTAAGTGTGTGAAGAGGCTGGATGGATGCATTTATGCCATTAAGCGATCAAAAAAGCCATTGGCTGGCTCTGTCGATGa GCAGAAcgctttgagggaagtatatgCTCATGCAGTGCTTGGACAGCATTCTCATGTAGTTCGTTATTTCTCTGCATGGGCAGAAGATGATCATATGCTTATACAGAATGAATATTGTAATG GTGGAAGTTTAGCTGATGCCATAAGTGAAAACTATAGAAGCATGAGTTACTTCACAGAAGCAGAGTTGAAGGATCTCCTTTTGCAAGTTGGCCGGGGCTTGAGGTATATTCATTCAATGTCTTTGGTTCATATGGATATAAAGCCTA GTAATATTTTCATATCTCGAACCTCAATCCCAAATGCTGCCTCTGAAGAAGGAGATGAAGATGACTGGGCATCCAACAAAGTTATGTTTAAAATAG GTGATCTTGGACATGTAACAAGAATCTCTAGTCCACAAGTTGAAGAGGGTGATAGCCGTTTTCTTGCAAATGAAGTTTTGCAGGAg aacTATACCCATCTACCAAAAGCGGATATTTTTGCCCTTGCCCTCACGGTAGTATGTGCTGCTGGTGCTGAACCTCTTCCCAGAAATGGAGACCAATGGCATGAAATCAGACAGGGTAGATTACCCCGGATTCCCCAAGTGCTTTCCCAAGAGTTTACAGAGTTGCTAAAA gTTATGATTCATCCAGATCCAGAGAGAAGACCTTCAGCAATGGCACTGGTAAAGCATTCAGTATTGCTGTCTGCTTCTAGAAAAAGTGCAGAACAATTACGGATAGAATTGAATgctgaaaaattcaaaaattcactTTTGCAGAA AGAACTCAAGAAAGCTCAGATGGCAAAAGCTGCAGCTGAGGAAAGAGCACTCTTCACTGATCGGATGACCACTAGGTCCACCACCCAGAGTAATAGAACATCTCGACttattggaaagaaaatgaaccGCTCTGTCAGCCTTACCATATACTGA